From Plasmodium knowlesi strain H genome assembly, chromosome: 6, one genomic window encodes:
- a CDS encoding HORMA domain protein, putative, with translation MEAYLMEFIEAFTHLILYIMNIYSSEHFEKKRKFNTLVWHCANKQVEEYIQQALYPIKKFIANRSLYKYRISLKNLKNEVLKIYTIEFEQLYQSSRKQINYPAFEELVWDLFTYIEMQMCEAYATDKTFEISFDLVKDHETTSMTNENLTKDWELISCDTLDLFDKKIIKSINFFENNEFNPICQVYVEHRRNIVQTNAA, from the exons atggaagccTACTTAATGGAATTTATCGAAGCCTTTACGCATCTGATTCTTTACATAATGAATATTTATTCCTCAG aacactttgaaaaaaaaagaaaattcaacACTCTCGTATG GCACTGCGCAAATAAACAAGTGGAGGAGTACATACAACAG GCTCTCTATCCAATCAAGAAATTCATCGCAAACAGGAGCCTATATAAGTATCGTATCAGCttgaagaatttaaaaaatgaggtATTGAAGATTTATACGATCGAATTCGAACAACTTTACCAATCAAGCAGGAAACAGATCAACTACCCTGCTTTTGAGGAGCTCGTGTGGGACCTATTCACGTACATCGAGATGCAGATGTGCGAGGCGTACGCCACAG ATAAAACTTTTGAAATTTCCTTCGACTTGGTGAAGGACCACGAGACGACCTCCATGACGAACGAAAATTTGACCAAGGATTGGGAGTTGATATCATGCGAta CCCTCGATttgtttgataaaaaaattatcaaaagtATTAACTTCTTCGAGAATAATGAGTTCAATCCCATATGTCAG GTCTACGTGGAGCACAGAAGAAACATCGTACAGACGAATGCAGCGTAG
- a CDS encoding SNF2 helicase, putative codes for MNSSMQHNMSGSNPGGSGGSSANMRDAMHYSEMMEGDNAGGVKGTGAHNSYMNQVNSSKNLPCTSPPSSYMNNSNNINMGKGMHFNPMSSGGDGTISITSSLLSNNEQSMQMRQSMGMSKNCGGASTGGANASGGGMHEPYQKPILSNYNMQVQSSMGGHHHHMVSGNQTGGNGTNQMGGRYNNMSYPMQDMNSNVHMNTGKGLHTNGEMKHSNKDPNFLGTNNMKQNTFVNNMYYQRNDMMLRNSSNSYNMHGNYYGYMNNGYYGGPSASTNCFKQNANMMNTGNGASNSSGSSNGANYTDSLNAGNHGEGGLNSKLSGKGPGSMADKSASLKSIQGGNASSSCGGMNASQLNMGSRPLSGSGMNSIGGSNTNGNNDNSYNNSAGNNNLCAKSMNKGTTGVGGTGGMNVDSTGMPNNVMMHMVNNNVMMNNKVMSSMMMGNSGGGSGGAKNAMGGAGGMPGMNMAGVNMGGMNMGGMGGMGSMSNMGSMGGMGNMHGKGMNGMPTHRPNSVMEKANSLGDVNNMRYHHPIGGGGSNMYNKMGFNNLSEYPYDNYATNHMSAKSECGSMSKDSKGALGGKNGMKHGKGSKSIKDELLEKDDTMGMMNSSSLLCDGQTTGGGTSTRKGKATVGAGGGVASASMEQFNSGGMMSSDQQLGGGMYKKYNKNGDNQIDVKDKKMGSSNNNGNVVSGGGEPGINTGSNHPYNMFPNYNIKYPMNVDMFGTMGTSNPYGMSNKGGGGTYPNMNLMNGMSGTNGANEMASSGGNVNTSGGISYGGMNKVSSINNYNMMNAYGDNRYSNLKSMDQMKSYNDGMVMGGGGGGTGGGPAGAVGQHGSSNLGSMMSMGSIGNVGNYNSLNSFMQSRNYPNEMSMRMMNSRGMMGVNNPANMCNNQSGMMMMSGGGGVGAGGVGMHANPSSAAAPRFKNEEVDEDEYEDEDGHDGSDLYGGSKYTKKSASGKQTNRGKKSETQKKDKKKKKKKKNANNSLDTDEDEDNDLYVNTYAKKSHTRSSSKKSQMYDPVEDRYNEKAKRNEKNDIFVSPYIGAVEGRTNLRERRKVRNYAQMESYFETDEEDKKVDEEKMLLRQEKQIMGGIDRVLHHRRIVDYKNVNSIKNNPFLYINKNKGNGAGSGATGNGANKSATDGNGGNKSATDGNVAVEGGVGDGAVGEGAVGEGVVGEGVVGEGVVGEGVVGEGADGKVGAVNEHEDQAMDDFYEEEDIEDISQVEFLIKWLGKSHIHNFFCTYEYLRLFNGLKKVDNYIKKIRQSFQKRKYMTADEIEQEKIYSEIKKQIEMDAINAERIVSHRLCDETGEQLFLVKWMSCAYDQCTEETRQTLVDHGFTKLIEEYFDRESKICGLKAFSSVWNRGPLTATKFDPYNETPFYLNEKKLRAYQLTGLNWMVSRMKRNLSVLLADEMGLGKTVQTIAVVGHMLYKEKLIGPYLVIVPQSTVDNWLNEFKSWLPQANVVCYHGNAVSRELIRTHELKKVYVANKGFRYKFDVCITTPSILNSLSDVELLKKMPWQLMVVDEAHQLKNRQSKRFIELKQFMAESKLLLSGTPLHNNLEELWTLLHFLNPQQYTHYENFQKKYNEIENTSLIGEAKQKQLMQLQHELHEVILRRVKKDVEKSLPNKVERILRVELSPIQIEFYKNILTKNYEQLAKASGGAKNSLQNICMELKKVCNHPFLCCEPVDKDEYKERLVYSSGKICLLEKLLIRLKERGNRVLIFSQMVKMLNILSEYLTLRGFKHQRLDGTMSKEMRKKAMNHFNSKNSDDFVFLLSTKAGGLGINLTSADTVIIYDSDWNPQNDLQAGARAHRIGQTKTVQIYRLVTKDSIEQTILERAKVKMVLDTLVVQGLNKKQNDNVNYIGGEGGNTSNGFTREELSKILKFGAQKLWEKNSSKYSPQKMDEEKAVIKGVDVDLDKILEEAEAHENANNANKDLNSEFNSLHNSNNLFASGNSLFGSGTPGSPSGGGTVGSGGIADDLLSSYNNITEFKYEPPANLKSNIYNDSTKADDLEEEEGNDKDFWDRTIPLEERLKLKRMKEEELLVHGPRKTRTRDHRHNLYVESANTQTMNDEDDDSEEYTVKYHDKNKNLKKKRKRRTSTHITEKDKFRLYRSLMKFGNPYLRLDDIRVDSKLTKVDQNVILTELNIIVDTCKEIVERVAKENSLKVNEENAMAARDGIEGAGVVDAAGGVVDEEEEEEERAVKRMKDEADIKLLKEEENNNTTTTTDSNHLTVGSCDDSSGKKLEEGADDAGVVADHGADSVQSDEGKKTPRGMKENKSSFKGGSADAVGGDGEEDAVAEAEAEDGNAQGAGASAGGGLFSKFLNLVKGQGGEEKVEETKEEMKKEGKEVEELNGKENDNNSNEESDGNNKTKGTERTRKVDAYTFYIGTNRANALDLCQRLQLFKSLHEFVKEQNGGNEYSFRLPLRANSSAITDVASGVVEDGKKSHLLEEKNESGGEVKAEMKVEMKEEVKAEMKAEEGEVKVEPVGNALSEAPTETKDEMNDYLKLKLPDYIFNHLRDLATKDVKAWSKEDDENLIKGVYVYGFGSVNEICADVNLNLSHIKNVKCDKVKVRCVRILKMIDEFHCNVKDDTTSRKRRRVRNRSRNNEVTKGVEGKGVGTSGGATNYKKVKQEEEEAGEGDAVTESTGGAASLAKGSNGSNHRQSYYSRRSSERVKAIYMNDEKEEGVVTKKRAIYPSGGSLKRGEKVEKVEHINGAESTPQNERRKGGTRSGSVAKGERSANQNNNNSSSSVGILGSMVSVGSMGSLGSNTLNSRKSKNHPRGGEGSECGSSNENKSFVSKEDGEQGVKGIMGSAEIGEGSMTRRRSNRSISVKKYNTADNEGGKMTRRKSSRVRRGRNDVSSSPLSAGKDNALASNEGEYFDSYADLSIDPEGGAGGEIGTLEVEDEMDGQVNEQMDEQLDEQLDEQMDEQMDGEQRKREKKHSKKKKKKKKLSDDEVLHKIRSCNLKEMNQHSMNKLAKKYVKKHKKLLRVVKKITQLGEQDILHLQEQEQTAGEAADQGSSSSATRTSALDKWKSPEIKEKINEFILFIGNHIRKIGDVCPDKECGEILSRSGWEYVSKFLGETSESLQEKYAEGQREWQAKESSQLEQSKDNEDGVNCQGSITEDDLVAFFFSKRISNMCRLQGVEEAEEEDEDDEDDDEHSHEQLHGQSHDQPRRGRSMTNINFELE; via the coding sequence ATGAATTCGTCCATGCAACACAACATGAGTGGCAGCAATCCCGGCGGAAGCGGTGGTAGCAGTGCCAACATGCGTGATGCCATGCATTATAGCGAAATGATGGAGGGGGATAACGCAGGTGGGGTGAAAGGCACAGGGGCACACAACAGTTACATGAACCAAGTAAACAGTAGCAAGAACCTACCCTGTACATCCCCCCCATCTTCTTATATGAACAATTCCAACAACATCAATATGGGTAAGGGTATGCATTTCAATCCTATGTCCAGTGGTGGGGATGGGACAATAAGTATTACGAGTAGTCTACTAAGTAATAATGAACAGAGCATGCAAATGAGGCAATCGATGGGAATGAGTAAAAATTGTGGAGGTGCCTCTACCGGAGGTGCTAATGCATCTGGAGGAGGGATGCACGAGCCATACCAAAAACCCATTTTATCAAACTATAACATGCAAGTTCAGTCATCCATGGGAGGCCATCACCACCACATGGTTAGTGGTAATCAGACAGGTGGCAATGGCACTAACCAGATGGGAGGTAGATACAACAACATGAGTTATCCTATGCAGGACATGAATTCAAATGTTCATATGAACACTGGAAAGGGTCTCCATACAAACGGCGAAATGAAACATAGTAATAAGGATCCCAATTTTTTGGGTACAAATAATATGAAACAGAACACCTTTGTGAATAACATGTATTACCAGAGGAATGACATGATGTTAAGAAATAGCTCCAATAGCTATAATATGCATGGGAACTATTATGGGTATATGAATAATGGCTATTATGGTGGCCCTTCAGCATCCACCAATTGTTTTAAACAGAATGCCAACATGATGAATACCGGTAACGGGGCTAGTAACAGTAGTGGTAGTAGCAACGGTGCGAACTACACGGATAGTTTGAATGCGGGTAATCATGGAGAGGGTGGCCTGAACAGCAAGTTGAGTGGTAAGGGCCCCGGAAGCATGGCCGATAAATCTGCTTCTTTGAAATCTATTCAGGGCGGTAACGCCAGTAGTAGTTGTGGTGGTATGAACGCAAGTCAATTAAATATGGGAAGTAGGCCTCTCAGTGGTAGTGGAATGAACTCCATTGGAGGGAGTAACACCAACGGTAACAACGATAACAGTTACAACAACAGCGCTGGTAACAACAATCTGTGCGCGAAGAGCATGAACAAAGGGACCACCGGTGTTGGTGGCACGGGTGGGATGAATGTCGACTCCACGGGGATGCCGAACAATGTTATGATGCATATGGTTAACAACAACGTTATGATGAATAACAAGGTGATGAGTAGCATGATGATGGGTAATAGTGGTGGTGGTTCAGGGGGGGCGAAGAATGCCATGGGAGGGGCCGGAGGTATGCCCGGTATGAACATGGCAGGTGTAAACATGGGCGGCATGAACATGGGTGGCATGGGTGGTATGGGTAGTATGAGTAATATGGGTAGTATGGGTGGTATGGGAAATATGCATGGTAAAGGAATGAACGGTATGCCAACCCACCGACCCAACAGCGTGATGGAGAAAGCCAATTCTCTGGGTGATGTAAACAACATGAGATACCACCATCCCATAGGGGGAGGAGGCAGTAACATGTACAACAAAATGGGTTTCAACAATTTGAGTGAATACCCTTATGATAATTATGCAACGAACCACATGTCTGCTAAGAGCGAGTGTGGCTCAATGAGCAAAGATAGCAAGGGTGCTCTTGGAGGAAAGAATGGAATGAAGCATGGAAAGGGTAGCAAAAGTATAAAGGACGAACTTTTAGAGAAGGATGATACCATGGGCATGATGAACAGTTCCTCCCTCCTGTGTGATGGCCAAACCACCGGTGGAGGAACATCTACcaggaaggggaaggcaaCTGTAGGTGCAGGTGGTGGAGTAGCGTCTGCCTCTATGGAGCAGTTCAATAGTGGTGGAATGATGAGCAGTGATCAACAATTGGGAGGAGGGATGTATAAGAAGTATAACAAAAATGGAGACAACCAAATTGAtgtaaaggataaaaaaatggggagcaGTAACAACAACGGAAATGTTGTTAGTGGAGGAGGAGAACCAGGCATAAATACTGGATCAAATCATCCATACAACATGTTCCCAAACTACAATATAAAGTATCCAATGAATGTTGATATGTTTGGAACCATGGGGACGAGCAACCCATATGGCATGTCGaataaaggaggaggagggaCTTATCCGAACATGAATTTAATGAATGGGATGAGTGGAACGAATGGAGCAAATGAAATGGCTAGCAGTGGTGGAAATGTTAACACGTCTGGGGGAATTTCTTACGGAGGGATGAACAAAGTTAGTAGCATTAACAACTATAATATGATGAACGCATATGGAGACAATAGGTACAGTAACTTAAAGTCCATGGATCAGATGAAGTCGTACAACGACGGTATGGTTATGGgcggaggaggaggaggaacaggAGGAGGACCAGCCGGAGCAGTAGGGCAACATGGAAGTAGCAACCTAGGCAGTATGATGAGCATGGGTAGTATCGGTAACGTAGGTAACTACAACAGCTTGAACAGCTTCATGCAGAGTAGGAACTACCCTAACGAAATGAGTATGCGTATGATGAACAGTAGAGGTATGATGGGGGTGAACAACCCCGCGAACATGTGTAATAATCAGAGCggaatgatgatgatgagtgGTGGAGGAGGTGTTGGTGCAGGTGGAGTAGGAATGCACGCAAATCCAAGTAGTGCCGCCGCCCCAAggtttaaaaatgaagaggtgGACGAAGACGAGTACGAAGATGAGGATGGACATGATGGATCGGACCTCTATGGAGGTAGTAAATATACGAAGAAAAGTGCATCTGGAAAGCAGACGAACAGAGGCAAAAAATCGGAGACACAAAAGAaagataagaagaaaaaaaaaaaaaaaaaaaacgcaaataACTCTCTTGATACAGATGAAGATGAGGACAATGATCTGTACGTTAACACGTATGCGAAAAAATCCCATACGAGGAGCAGTAGTAAGAAATCCCAGATGTATGATCCTGTGGAGGACCGATACAACGAAAAGGCAAAACGTAATGAAAAgaatgatatttttgtttctccatATATTGGCGCAGTGGAAGGAAGAACGAACTTGAGggagaggaggaaggtgAGAAATTACGCACAGATGGAGAGCTACTTTGAGACAGACGAGGAGGACAAGAAGGtagatgaggaaaaaatgctccTCAGACAGGAGAAGCAGATCATGGGAGGCATCGACCGAGTGTTGCACCATAGAAGAATCGTCGactacaaaaatgtgaatagtATAAAGAACAACCCCTTCCTGTACATCAACAAGAACAAAGGGAATGGTGCGGGGAGCGGGGCAACTGGTAATGGGGCAAATAAGAGTGCCACAGATGGCAATGGGGGAAATAAGAGTGCTACAGATGGCAATGTCGCAGTTGAAGGTGGAGTTGGTGATGGTGCAGTTGGTGAAGGAGCGGTTGGTGAAGGGGTGGTCGGTGAAGGGGTGGTCGGTGAAGGAGTGGTCGGTGAAGGGGTGGTCGGTGAAGGAGCGGATGGGAAGGTTGGCGCAGTGAACGAGCACGAAGACCAAGCGATGGACGACTTTTACGAAGAGGAGGATATCGAAGACATAAGTCAAGTGGAGTTCCTAATCAAGTGGTTGGGCAAGTCGCATATCCACAACTTTTTCTGTACCTATGAATACCTGAGACTTTTCAATGGACTTAAAAAGGTGGACAATTacataaagaaaataagGCAGTCTTTTCAGAAGAGGAAGTACATGACGGCAGATGAAATAGAGCAAGAGAAAATTTATTCCGAGATTAAAAAGCAAATTGAGATGGATGCAATAAACGCAGAGAGAATAGTATCTCACAGATTGTGTGATGAAACCGGTGAACAATTATTTCTTGTCAAGTGGATGAGTTGTGCTTATGACCAGTGTACAGAGGAGACTAGGCAGACCTTAGTAGATCATGGGTTCACGAAACTTattgaagaatattttgacAGGGAAAGTAAGATATGTGGATTGAAGGCTTTTTCAAGTGTATGGAACAGGGGTCCTCTAACAGCTACGAAATTCGACCCATACAATGAGACCCCGTTTTAtctgaatgaaaaaaagttgaGAGCGTATCAGTTGACGGGTCTTAATTGGATGGTTAGTAGAATGAAACGTAATTTAAGTGTCCTATTGGCAGACGAGATGGGTTTAGGGAAAACTGTTCAGACCATTGCAGTGGTGGGTCATATgctatataaagaaaaattaattggTCCCTATCTTGTAATCGTGCCGCAATCTACTGTTGATAATTGGCTGAATGAGTTTAAGAGTTGGCTTCCCCAGGCCAATGTGGTATGTTACCATGGAAATGCTGTCAGTAGAGAACTTATAAGGACCcacgaattaaaaaaagtatatgtGGCTAACAAGGGCTTTAGATACAAATTTGATGTGTGCATTACAACTCCATCCATTTTGAACAGTTTAAGTGATGTGGAATTGTTGAAGAAAATGCCTTGGCAGTTAATGGTGGTTGATGAAGCTCACCAATTGAAAAATCGACAATCGAAGAGGTTCATCGAGTTGAAGCAATTTATGGCGGAGTCCAAGTTGCTTCTTAGTGGTACTCCCCTTCATAACAATTTAGAGGAGTTGTGGACCCTATTGCACTTCCTGAACCCACAACAATACACGCATTATGAAAACTTCCAAAAGAAGTATAACGAAATTGAGAATACTAGTCTGATAGGGGAAGCCAAGCAGAAGCAACTGATGCAGTTGCAACATGAATTGCATGAAGTTATACTACGGAGGGTTAAGAAAGATGTGGAGAAATCATTGCCAAATAAAGTGGAGAGAATTCTTAGAGTAGAGTTATCTCCTATCCAGATTGAATTTTACAAGaatattttaacaaaaaattatgaacagctAGCCAAAGCATCTGGTGGAGCGAAAAACTCTCTTCAAAATATCTGCATGGAATTGAAGAAGGTATGCAACCATCCCTTTTTGTGTTGTGAACCTGTGGACAAGGATGAGTATAAGGAACGATTGGTTTATTCAAGTGGAAAGATCTGTCTCTTGGAAAAGCTACTAATTAGATTGAAGGAGAGAGGAAATCGtgtgctcattttttcccaaatggtAAAGATGCTTAATATTCTAAGTGAGTATTTAACCTTACGAGGATTCAAGCACCAAAGGTTGGATGGAACTATGTCTAAGGAAATGAGAAAGAAAGCAATGAACCATTTTAACAGTAAAAATTCGGATGATTTTGTGTTCCTTTTATCTACTAAAGCTGGTGGTTTGGGTATTAACCTAACGTCTGCGGATACCGTTATTATTTACGATTCGGATTGGAACCCACAGAATGATTTACAAGCAGGGGCCAGGGCACATCGTATTGGACAAACGAAAACGGTGCAGATATATAGACTGGTTACCAAGGACTCCATTGAACAAACCATCCTAGAAAGAGCCAAAGTGAAAATGGTTCTAGATACACTTGTTGTCCAGGGATTGAATAAGAAGCAGAATGATAACGTTAACTACATCggtggagaaggaggaaatacaTCCAACGGGTTCACCCGGGAAGAGTTgtccaaaattttaaaattcggTGCTCAGAAATTGTGGGAGAAAAATAGCTCTAAATATTCGCctcaaaaaatggatgaagaaaaagcagTTATTAAAGGAGTAGATGTGGATTTGGATAAAATAttggaagaagcagaagcaCATGAAAATGCTAATAATGCAAATAAGGATTTGAACTCCGAATTTAATAGTCTTCATAATTCGAATAATCTGTTTGCCAGTGGTAATAGTCTATTTGGAAGTGGAACCCCAGGCTCACCATCGGGAGGAGGAACCGTAGGATCAGGAGGAATAGCAGATGACCTACTGAGCTCCTACAACAACATCACCGAATTCAAGTACGAACCACCAGCGAACTTGAAAAGTAACATTTATAATGATTCCACTAAGGCAGATGAtttagaggaagaagaagggaatgACAAAGATTTCTGGGACCGAACTATCCCCCTAGAGGAGAGACTGAAGTTGAAAAggatgaaggaggaggaactgCTAGTTCATGGACCAAGAAAAACCAGAACCCGGGACCATAGACACAACTTGTACGTAGAATCTGCCAATACACAAACGATGAATGACGAGGATGACGATAGTGAGGAGTACACGGTAAAATATCatgataaaaacaaaaatttgaaaaaaaaaagaaagagaagaaccTCTACGCATATAACGGAGAAGGACAAGTTCCGACTCTACAGATCCCTTATGAAATTTGGAAATCCTTACCTACGTCTAGACGATATTCGAGTAGATTCTAAACTAACCAAAGTGGATCAAAATGTTATACTCACAGAACTAAATATTATTGTAGATACGTGCAAAGAAATTGTAGAAAGGGTTGCCAAGGAGAACTCCTTGAAGGTAAACGAAGAGAATGCAATGGCGGCAAGGGATGGAATTGAGGGAGCAGGCGTAGTAGATGCTGCAGGGGGAGTGgtggatgaggaggaagaggaagaagaaagggcgGTTAAACGAATGAAGGATGAAGCTGACATTAAACTattgaaggaggaggaaaataataacaCCACAACCACCACTGATAGCAACCATTTGACAGTCGGCTCGTGTGATGACTCCAGTGGGAAGAAGTTGGAAGAAGGAGCAGATGATGCGGGCGTTGTAGCCGATCATGGTGCTGATAGTGTGCAGTCtgatgaggggaaaaagacgCCACgtggaatgaaggaaaacaaatccTCCTTTAAAGGTGGCTCGGCTGATGCTGTTGGCGGTGATGGAGAAGAGGATGCAGTGGCAGAAGCAGAAGCGGAGGATGGAAACGCCCAAGGAGCAGGAGCATCAGCGGGAGGAGgtttattttcaaaattccTGAACTTGGTGAAGGGCCAGGGTGGCGAAGAGAAAGTCGAAGAgacgaaggaagaaatgaagaaggaaggaaaggaggtgGAGGAACTgaacggaaaggaaaatgataacAACTCCAATGAGGAAAGCGATGGAAATAATAAGACCAAGGGCACGGAACGAACAAGGAAGGTAGACGCCTACACCTTTTACATTGGCACGAACAGAGCAAACGCCCTGGACCTATGTCAGCGCCTGCAATTATTTAAGAGTCTGCACGAATTTGTGAAGGAGCAGAATGGCGGAAACGAGTACAGCTTCCGCCTTCCCCTAAGAGCTAACAGCAGCGCCATTACCGATGTTGCCTCCGGTGTTGTGGAGGATGGGAAGAAGAGTCACCTAttagaggagaaaaatgaatcagGTGGTGAGGTGAAGGCGGAGATGAAGgtagaaatgaaggaagaagtgaaagcAGAAATgaaagcagaagaaggagaagtaaaGGTAGAACCTGTCGGCAATGCTCTGAGTGAGGCGCCCACAGAAACGAAGGATGAAATGAACGATTACCTAAAGTTGAAATTGCCCGACTACATATTTAACCACTTGAGAGACCTCGCAACGAAGGATGTGAAGGCGTGGTCAAAGGAAGACGATGAAAATTTAATCAAAGGAGTGTACGTTTATGGGTTTGGATCGGTAAACGAGATTTGTGCAGATGTGAACCTAAATCTAagtcatataaaaaatgtgaaatgtGATAAAGTAAAGGTGAGGTGTGTGCGTATTTTGAAAATGATTGACGAATTTCACTGCAACGTTAAGGATGACACGACTAGTAGGAAACGTAGAAGGGTGCGCAATAGGAGTAGGAACAATGAAGTGACTAAGGGGGTCGAAGGGAAAGGCGTAGGTACCAGTGGAGGAGCAACCAATTACAAGAAGGTGAaacaggaggaggaagaagccgGAGAGGGTGACGCAGTGACCGAATCCACTGGGGGAGCAGCAAGCCTGGCCAAGGGTAGCAATGGAAGTAATCATAGGCAAAGCTACTACAGCAGAAGGAGCAGCGAAAGGGTGAAAGCCATCTACATGAATgatgagaaggaggaaggagtGGTTACGAAGAAGAGAGCTATTTATCCATCGGGAGGATccttaaaaaggggagaaaaggtAGAAAAAGTAGAACACATCAATGGGGCGGAAAGTACTCCTCAGAatgagagaaggaaaggtgGCACAAGGTCAGGGTCAGTAgccaaaggggaaaggagtgCCAAtcaaaacaacaacaacagtaGTAGTAGTGTGGGAATTTTAGGAAGCATGGTAAGCGTTGGGAGTATGGGAAGCTTGGGCAGCAATACCCTTAATAGCAGGAAGAGCAAGAACCACCCAAGGGGTGGGGAGGGTTCAGAATGTGGGTCGTCGAACGAGAACAAAAGCTTTGTAAGTAAAGAAGATGGAGAGCAGGGCGTCAAAGGTATTATGGGTTCCGCAGAGATAGGAGAGGGCAGCATGACACGCAGGAGAAGCAACAGAAGTATTAGTGTTAAGAAGTACAACACTGCCGATaatgaaggagggaaaaTGACACGAAGGAAGAGCTCCCGAGtgaggaggggaaggaatgatgTATCATCATCTCCACTTTCCGCAGGGAAAGACAATGCACTTGCGTCAAATGAAGGAGAGTACTTTGACAGTTATGCAGACCTGAGCATTGATCCGGAGGGAGGAGCAGGAGGAGAAATAGGGACGCTAGAGGTAGAGGATGAGATGGATGGCCAAGTAAATGAGCAGATGGATGAGCAGTTGGATGAGCAGTTGGATGAGCAGATGGATGAACAAATGGATGGCGAGCAAagaaagagagaaaagaaacattcaaaaaaaaaaaaaaaaaaaaaaaaattatcggaTGATGAAGTATTGCATAAAATTAGAAGCTGcaatttgaaggaaatgaaTCAACATAGCATGAacaagctagccaaaaagtATGTCAAGAAGCACAAGAAGTTGCTAAgggtggtaaaaaaaatcacacagTTGGGGGAACAAGATATCCTCCACCTCCAGGAGCAAGAGCAGACGGCGGGAGAGGCAGCCGACCAaggtagtagtagtagtgcGACTCGTACTTCCGCACTGGATAAATGGAAGTCTCCGGAaattaaagagaaaattaatgagttcatcctttttattgGTAACCATATTAGGAAGATAGGCGATGTGTGTCCAGACAAGGAGTGCGGAGAAATTTTGAGCAGATCCGGTTGGGAGTATGTTTCTAAATTCCTAGGGGAGACGAGCGAGAGCCTACAGGAGAAGTATGCGGAAGGGCAACGTGAATGGCAGGCGAAGGAGTCGAGTCAGTTAGAACAATCGAAGGACAATGAGGATGGTGTAAATTGCCAAGGATCCATCACAGAAGATGACCTCGTggctttctttttctccaaaaggaTTTCGAACATGTGTCGCCTACAAGGGgtagaagaagcagaagaggaagacgaagaCGATGAGGACGATGATGAACACTCACATGAGCAGTTACATGGGCAGTCACACGACCAACCAAGGAGGGGAAGATCAATGACAAATATCAATTTTGAATTGGAATAA